From Primulina tabacum isolate GXHZ01 chromosome 2, ASM2559414v2, whole genome shotgun sequence, one genomic window encodes:
- the LOC142528466 gene encoding uncharacterized protein LOC142528466 produces the protein MASKLHQVQAKACQVSQFVAKNGTTYYKQLLEQNKHNIVEPPTVEKCNELSKQLFYTHLASIPGRTESFWKEFYYVKNMWKHRQELKVEDAGIAALFGLECFAWFCAGEIIGRGFTFTGYYP, from the exons ATGGCATCCAAGTTACATCAAGTGCAAGCCAAGGCTTGCCAAGTGTCACAATTCGTGGCCAAGAATGGAACCACCTACTACAAGCAGTTGTTGGAGCAGAACAAACATAACATTGTGGAGCCGCCAACTGTGGAGAAATGTAATGAGCTATCCAAGCAGTTGTTTTACACTCATCTTGCCAG CATCCCAGGTCGTACAGAATCATTCTGGAAGGAATTTTATTATGTCAAGAATATGTGGAAGCACAGGCAAGAGTTGAAGGTTGAGGATGCTGGGATTGCAGCTTTATTTGGGCTCGAGTGTTTTGCATGGTTCTGTGCCGGTGAGATTATTGGAAGGGGCTTCACATTTACTGGTTACTACCCCTGA